A single window of Botrytis cinerea B05.10 chromosome 3, complete sequence DNA harbors:
- the Bcyme2 gene encoding Bcyme2, with protein MNRRILFNPTSVPALRTPRPPRLQTRAFGNVGNFARVGLKGLKYDRSKGMKGVRRESTQIGENESGHITAGTNEGILFLDNIFPIKLGWLLRIPWYGRMDSGLPDILYRFNNKVFSKYDPLSLVERAIPPSVPLKVTEILPRLKEGGAFIKFSHDRSITTQEIERLISEYLKEKPIKPWFNPFRQMRAKLVRGKPWLEDLYRFPSTRIRVEFVPSTPGGEVAELSQEVIYSLFRKYGKIAEISSQPSDSKVLPKFAMLDFANIRHSIMARNCLHGLKVTEELGGGKSGTILRLSFEAKMQAHHIREWLTSHPRVVIPAVAAILATVTVAVFDPIRTFFIKAHIDHAFSLKDNKIYAWFASQAKDVFSFHVHKAEEASLSAIWDDRKQAIEDLQTWLMETADTFIVVQGPRGSGKKELIIDQALKGRPNTLLIDCKPIQEARGDSATIAAAAATVGYRPVFSWMNSFSSLIDLAAQGTIGVKSGFSETLDSQLAKIWQNTATALKQVALQNRKKGDKDDNLADDDWLEAHPEQRPVVVIDNFLHKNEDSSIVYDKISEWAAGLTTSNIAHVIFLTNDISYSKSLSKALPDRVFRQIALGDITPQVAKKFVISHLENDPENPKDKTEKLSESQRREDLSELDECIEVLGGRLTDLEFLARRLKTGQTPKRAVAEIVEQSASEIMKMYLLSAEKGDRKWSVEQAWYLVNSLAENDTLRYNQVLLSDTFKSSLTSSASNGENVLEALSAAELITIKTFKGRPQSIKAGKPVYQAAFKMLSEDRVLRSRLDLAVLTELTKIETKSIDKYENELVMLGTLPKQPYEVGPRIKYLLDKLAASQRKVEAWEKEMGFLKKVLMVEY; from the exons ATGAACAGGCGCATCTTGTTCAATCCTACGAGCGTGCCGGCGTTACGTACCCCGCGCCCTCCAAGGCTTCAAACGCGTGCTTTTGGCAATGTCGGGAATTTTGCTAGAGTTGGTCTGAAAGGACTGAAGTATGATAGATCGAAGGGGATGAAGGGTGTGAGGAGAGAGAGTACGCAAATTGGGGAGAATGAAAGTGGGCATATCACTGCTGGAACTAATGAGGGAATCCTGTTCTTGGATA ACATTTTTCCAATAAAGCTCGGGTGGCTTCTTCGAATACCTTGGTATGGAAGAATGGATTCAGGCCTACCAGATATTCTTTATCGGTTCAATAACAAAGTGTTTTCCAAATACGATCCTTTGAGTTTAGTGGAGCGTGCGATACCCCCCAGCGTCCCCTTAAAGGTAACTGAGATATTGCCTCGACTTAAAGAGGGGGGCGCgttcatcaaattctcacACGATCGTAGCATAACGACTCAGGAGATAGAAAGGCTCATTTCAGAATATTTGAAGGAGAAGCCGATCAAGCCTTGGTTCAATCCTTTTCGACAAATGCGAGCAAAACTTGTACGTGGAAAACCCTGGCTCGAGGATTTGTACAGATTCCCAAGCACTCGAATCCGTGTTGAATTTGTACCTTCTACCCCTGGCGGCGAAGTAGCCGAACTTTCACAAGAGGTTATTTACAGCTTGTTCCGGAAATATGGAAAGATTGCAGAGATCTCTTCGCAGCCTTCGGATTCTAAAGTTTTACCAAAGTTTGCTATGCTTGATTTTGCTAATATTAGACACTCAATCATGGCTAGGAATTGCTTACACGGCTTAAAAGTTACTGAGGAACTGGGTGGTGGAAAGTCTGGCACCATACTTCGACTGTCATTTGAGGCTAAGATGCAAGCCCATCATATTAGAGAATGGCTTACCAGTCATCCACGTGTTGTTATTCCAGCAGTAGCCGCAATTCTTGCCACTGTAACCGTCGCAGTTTTTGACCCAATTCGAACCTTTTTCATCAAGGCACATATCGATCATGCTTTCAGTCTCAAGGACAACAAGATCTATGCATGGTTCGCAAGTCAAGCAAAGGAcgttttctctttccatgTGCACAaagcagaagaagcaagCCTAAGTGCCATTTGGGATGATAGAAAGCAAGCCATTGAAGATTTACAAACTTGGCTTATGGAGACTGCCGATACCTTTATTGTTGTACAAGGACCACGAGGAtcaggaaagaaagagcTCATCATTGATCAAGCTCTTAAAGGGCGGCCAAATACCTTACTTATAGACTGCAAACCTATTCAAGAAGCAAGAGGCGACTCGGCCACCATTGCGGCAGCTGCTGCCACTGTTGGATATCGACCAGTTTTCTCCTGGATGAACAGTTTCAGCAGTTTGATTGATCTAGCTGCACAGGGTACAATTGGCGTTAAATCTGGATTTTCCGAAACCTTGGACTCACAGCTTGCAAAAATTTGGCAAAACACTGCAACTGCTCTAAAACAGGTGGCTTTACAAAATCGAAAGAAAGGCGACAAGGACGATAATTTGGCTGACGATGATTGGCTTGAAGCGCATCCAGAGCAGAGACCTGTTGTTGTCATTGACAATTTTCTACACAAGAATGAGGACAGTAGCATCGTTTACGACAAGATTTCAGAATGGGCAGCTGGCCTCACTACTTCCAACATTGCTCATGTCATATTCCTCACCAATGATATTTCTTACTCTAAATCCTTGAGTAAAGCGCTCCCAGATCGAGTTTTCAGACAAATAGCGCTTGGTGATATCACACCTCAAGTAGCCAAGAAATTTGTCATAAGTCATCTAGAAAACGATCCAGAAAATCCTAAAGACAAGACAGAGAAACTTTCCGAATCTCAACGTAGAGAAGATCTTTCGGAATTGGATGAGTGCATCGAAGTCCTAGGAGGCCGGTTGACTGATCTAGAATTCTTGGCACGTCGACTGAAGACTGGACAAACTCCGAAACGCGCTGTAGCTGAGATTGTTGAGCAAAGCGCTTCAGAGATCATGAAAATGTATCTATTATCTGCTGAAAAGGGGGACCGTAAATGGTCAGTCGAACAAGCATGGTACTTGGTCAACTCTCTTGCTGAGAACGATACTTTACGATATAATCAGGTCTTGCTCTCTGATACGTTCAAATCATCCCTTACATCATCGGCATCGAACGGAGAAAATGTTCTCGAAGCACTCTCCGCAGCGGAATTGATCACGATCAAGACCTTCAAAGGTCGTCCACAAAGCATCAAAGCTGGAAAACCAGTATATCAAGCTGCCTTCAAGATGTTAAGCGAAGATCGTGTATTACGAAGCAGACTTGACTTGGCAGTCCTTACTGAGCTAACTAAGATTGAGACGAAGAGCATTGATAAgtatgaaaatgaattaGTCATGCTCGGTACTTTACCTAAGCAGCCTTATGAAGTTGGTCCTCGTATCAAATATCTATTAGACAAATTAGCGGCGAGTCAAAGAAAGGTTGAGGCttgggaaaaggaaatggGATTTCTGAAAAAGGTTTTGATGGTTGAATATTGA